DNA from Cryomorphaceae bacterium 1068:
CCATATGGGCCTCCATGATTTCTTGAGCGCTCCACTCGCTGGTGCCCCAGTAGAGAATTTTTCCCTGATTAATCAGGTTGTGCATTGACCAAACGGTCTCTTCTATCGGAGTTTCTTTGTCGGGTCTATGGCAAAAAAACAGATCTAAATAGTCCACATGAAGTCGTCTCAGTGCATCGTGGCAAGCTTCCGTAATGTGCTTCCTATTCAAGCCTTTTTGCGTGGGTAATTGACCGCCTGATCCAAAAAAAACCTTACTCGAAACGCTGTAGGTATCTCGCGGCCACTGCATCTTCTTGAGAATATTTCCCATTACGATTTCTGACTTTCCTGCGGCATATACCTCAGCATTGTCAAAGAAATTGACACCTGCATCATAAGCCATTTTCATGAGTTCTTCTGAGGTGTCATCTCCTATCTGATTTCCGAAAGTGACCCACGAACCAAAGGAAAGTTCGCTTACTTTTAGACCCGATTTACCAAGTCGTCTATATTCCATTTTCTAAGAATTTGGTTTATTTGATAACGAGAACAGTGGCACGGTGTTTAGGATACTCCGATATTGCTCTCTGAAAAACGCTTTTTAAGTAAGGTATTCATTTTATTGCAGTCTAAAGGAAGTTTCAATTTTGGGATTATTCAAAAAATCTGAATCAGAAAGTAAGAAGGAGATTCTGACTGCTCGGGAATTCGAGGAAGTGTTTGATTTGTATTACAAGCAGGTTCGGAATTTTCTATATTACAAAACATCTCAGTCAGAACTATCTGAAGATGTGGCACAAGACGCGTTCGTAAAGCTATGGGAAACCCGCGAAAAGATTGACAAGTCTTCGCTCAAAGCCTATCTTTTTACAATAGCGAATAACCTCATGATCAATAAGCTCAAAAGAGAGCAATTGAAGTTCAAATTCTTGAATTATGTTGAAGAAAGAAACGATCATGAGACGCCTCAGTACCTGATAGAAATGCAAGAGTTTGACAAAAAACTTCAGGTGGTTTTAGCCAAAATTCCTGATGGTGCTCGCGAGGTATTTTTAATGAATAGAATTGACGGTTTGAAATACCGCGAAATTGCCGAAATTCTCGGATTGAGCATGAAGGCGGTAGAAAAGAGGATGTCGAGAGCACTAGCCATTTTGAGGGATGAGCTCGACCGAAAAGTTTAGAGTATGAATGATTTGGAAAAAGCTGAAGATCGGCTAAAGGCATACAAGGCTCCGTTTTCGGATGAGAGCGTTTTATC
Protein-coding regions in this window:
- a CDS encoding aldo/keto reductase, giving the protein MEYRRLGKSGLKVSELSFGSWVTFGNQIGDDTSEELMKMAYDAGVNFFDNAEVYAAGKSEIVMGNILKKMQWPRDTYSVSSKVFFGSGGQLPTQKGLNRKHITEACHDALRRLHVDYLDLFFCHRPDKETPIEETVWSMHNLINQGKILYWGTSEWSAQEIMEAHMVAKQYNLIGPTMEQPQYNMLVREKVEVEFSQIYKTVGLGTTVWSPLASGVLTGKYNSGKEGETRLKRAELSWLNEKLLIEQTLSKVQKLTLLAGDLGVAMPHLALAWCLKNENVSTVILGASKTSQLEENLKAVEVTPKLTEDVMERIEAILDNKPNHPQF
- a CDS encoding RNA polymerase sigma-70 factor, producing MGLFKKSESESKKEILTAREFEEVFDLYYKQVRNFLYYKTSQSELSEDVAQDAFVKLWETREKIDKSSLKAYLFTIANNLMINKLKREQLKFKFLNYVEERNDHETPQYLIEMQEFDKKLQVVLAKIPDGAREVFLMNRIDGLKYREIAEILGLSMKAVEKRMSRALAILRDELDRKV